The Leptospira sp. WS39.C2 genome contains a region encoding:
- the secE gene encoding preprotein translocase subunit SecE: MKATSFIQECKAELEKVHWPTRQEVVSSTVVVLVTVFIFSLFLSASDFVFLKLLKWFWALGT; this comes from the coding sequence ATGAAAGCTACGAGTTTCATTCAGGAATGTAAAGCAGAACTTGAAAAAGTACATTGGCCTACGCGCCAAGAAGTAGTGAGTTCTACCGTTGTAGTCCTAGTTACAGTATTTATCTTTTCCCTATTTTTATCAGCTTCGGATTTTGTTTTCCTGAAACTGTTAAAGTGGTTCTGGGCATTAGGAACATAG
- the rplL gene encoding 50S ribosomal protein L7/L12, which translates to MSVDALLEQIGSLTLVQAADLVKKMEEKFGISAAAPVAVAAVAGAGGGAAAAEEPATFNVILKAHGDKKIDVIKLVREITGLGLADAKTLVEAGGKSVKEGVSKDEAADIKKKLEGVGAQVEVAAAG; encoded by the coding sequence ATGTCTGTTGACGCGCTATTAGAACAAATTGGAAGTCTTACATTAGTTCAGGCTGCTGACCTAGTGAAAAAGATGGAGGAGAAATTCGGGATTTCTGCTGCTGCACCGGTTGCGGTAGCGGCTGTTGCGGGTGCAGGTGGTGGCGCTGCTGCTGCTGAAGAACCAGCAACTTTCAATGTTATCTTGAAAGCACACGGTGACAAAAAGATCGACGTTATTAAACTCGTTCGCGAAATCACTGGTCTTGGATTAGCAGATGCGAAAACTCTTGTAGAAGCTGGTGGAAAATCAGTGAAAGAAGGGGTTTCTAAAGACGAAGCTGCTGATATTAAGAAAAAACTCGAAGGTGTTGGGGCTCAAGTAGAAGTTGCTGCTGCCGGTTAA
- the rplA gene encoding 50S ribosomal protein L1, translating into MKRGKKYIQLKEKVDRTKAYTLGEAVGLAKATSYSKFDGTLEISTKINYKSLQNVRGTISLPHGTGKTIKVLVFCKGDKQNEAREAGADFVGDMDLIEKVSGGWTDFDACVATPDMMKEVGKLGPVLGRKGLMPKPKAGTVTTDVTKAVKELKAGRIEYRPDKGGVVHLGVGKCSFSDDKLSDNINAVVAALMKDKPSDAKGDYLKSFSVAATMGIGVKVDVKELVNANI; encoded by the coding sequence ATGAAACGCGGCAAAAAATACATCCAACTCAAAGAGAAAGTCGATCGCACAAAGGCTTATACCCTTGGTGAGGCAGTCGGTTTAGCGAAAGCGACCAGTTACTCAAAGTTCGACGGAACTTTAGAGATCTCGACAAAAATTAATTATAAATCTCTCCAAAACGTAAGAGGGACAATCTCTCTTCCACACGGAACTGGGAAAACAATTAAGGTTTTAGTTTTCTGCAAAGGAGACAAACAAAACGAAGCGAGAGAAGCCGGTGCTGATTTCGTAGGTGATATGGACCTGATTGAAAAAGTTTCTGGTGGTTGGACTGATTTTGACGCTTGTGTGGCAACTCCTGATATGATGAAGGAAGTTGGTAAACTCGGTCCAGTCCTTGGTCGTAAAGGCCTTATGCCAAAACCGAAGGCAGGAACAGTAACTACTGATGTAACAAAAGCAGTGAAAGAACTCAAAGCAGGTCGTATTGAATACCGTCCTGACAAAGGGGGAGTGGTTCACTTAGGAGTGGGAAAATGTTCCTTCTCTGATGATAAACTTTCTGATAACATCAATGCTGTAGTAGCAGCGCTTATGAAAGACAAACCATCTGATGCAAAAGGTGATTACCTAAAGTCTTTCTCTGTAGCAGCAACTATGGGAATCGGCGTGAAAGTCGATGTAAAAGAACTAGTAAACGCGAACATATAA
- the rplJ gene encoding 50S ribosomal protein L10, translating into MANPSKIEAVSELKSRLEKRPNFILASYSGLTVEDMSNLRAKLRKEGSEMKVIKNNLFLRALKESSEHKNNSIDFGDVYKGPLAAIFSLDALPAVAKVCKDFAKDKKELEIRTGYMDGEVLGKSGVEAIAGLPSKQELLAQVARGINAPATQIASGINQIMASLARAINAVAEKNGN; encoded by the coding sequence ATGGCAAATCCATCTAAAATTGAAGCAGTATCAGAACTAAAGAGTCGTTTGGAAAAACGACCAAACTTTATTTTAGCATCTTACAGCGGTTTAACTGTTGAAGATATGTCCAACCTTCGTGCGAAACTTCGCAAAGAAGGATCGGAGATGAAGGTAATTAAAAACAACCTATTCCTCCGTGCATTAAAAGAGTCTTCTGAACATAAAAACAACTCCATTGATTTTGGGGATGTTTACAAAGGACCACTTGCAGCTATTTTCTCTCTGGATGCACTTCCAGCAGTAGCAAAAGTATGTAAGGACTTTGCAAAAGATAAGAAGGAACTCGAAATTAGAACCGGCTATATGGACGGGGAAGTTTTGGGTAAATCTGGAGTAGAGGCGATTGCAGGACTTCCGTCCAAACAAGAACTTCTTGCGCAAGTGGCTCGTGGGATCAACGCTCCTGCTACGCAAATTGCATCTGGAATCAATCAAATCATGGCATCATTGGCACGCGCCATCAATGCTGTAGCCGAGAAAAACGGCAATTAG
- the nusG gene encoding transcription termination/antitermination protein NusG translates to MGDSLDKKWYVLQTYSGHENKVKTNIEKMVQQQKLEDQIFSVKIPSMEVAEMKNGKKKVTKKKLMPGYVLVEMNMTDDLRFKIQNLPSVSTFVGGKGKGPEPLSLDEIKNLFSDVGSVESEEVSRPRFLFKVGETLKIIDGPFANFTGLVDEIFPDKGRLRVRVEIFGRSTPVELDYLQVKSEQ, encoded by the coding sequence GTGGGCGATTCTTTAGATAAAAAATGGTATGTGCTTCAGACTTATTCCGGTCACGAGAATAAGGTGAAAACTAACATTGAAAAGATGGTCCAACAACAAAAGCTGGAAGACCAGATCTTTTCGGTGAAAATTCCTTCAATGGAAGTTGCCGAAATGAAAAACGGCAAAAAGAAGGTCACGAAGAAAAAACTCATGCCGGGTTATGTTCTCGTTGAGATGAATATGACTGATGACCTTCGGTTTAAAATCCAGAACCTACCTTCTGTGTCTACGTTTGTAGGCGGAAAAGGAAAAGGGCCGGAGCCACTTTCACTTGATGAGATCAAAAATCTTTTCAGTGATGTGGGAAGTGTGGAATCGGAAGAAGTTTCGAGACCTCGTTTCCTATTTAAAGTGGGAGAAACATTGAAAATTATAGATGGTCCGTTTGCCAATTTCACGGGACTAGTAGACGAAATTTTCCCAGACAAGGGAAGGCTTCGTGTCCGCGTTGAAATTTTTGGAAGATCCACTCCAGTGGAGTTGGATTACCTCCAAGTAAAATCGGAACAATAG
- the rplK gene encoding 50S ribosomal protein L11, which yields MAAKKVVKQIKLQVEAGKANPAPPVGPALGQAGLNIMEFCKQFNERSKNQMGLKLPVVITVYSDRSFTFVTKSPPAALLVMKALGIPGGSATPHTVKVGTIKRAQLEEIAKTKMEDLNANDLDAAVKIIAGTCRSMGVNVE from the coding sequence ATGGCTGCAAAGAAAGTAGTAAAACAAATTAAACTCCAAGTAGAAGCAGGGAAAGCAAACCCAGCTCCTCCGGTAGGGCCCGCACTTGGTCAGGCCGGACTGAATATCATGGAATTTTGTAAACAGTTCAATGAAAGATCTAAAAACCAGATGGGACTCAAACTCCCGGTAGTGATCACTGTTTATTCTGACAGAAGTTTTACATTTGTCACTAAATCACCTCCAGCTGCCCTTCTTGTAATGAAGGCACTTGGCATTCCAGGTGGATCTGCCACTCCTCACACTGTGAAAGTGGGAACGATCAAACGCGCACAACTAGAAGAAATTGCAAAAACGAAGATGGAAGACCTCAATGCGAACGACTTAGATGCAGCAGTGAAAATCATTGCTGGAACTTGCCGTTCCATGGGTGTTAACGTCGAGTAA